Proteins encoded together in one Marispirochaeta sp. window:
- a CDS encoding rhomboid family intramembrane serine protease, with protein sequence MNYYYRLVKNRFPVISLLLALSCFISTLPQFFLSAVYSTLTAQFPAVSHLYLATLPSFTHSPDFLLVHLIGNVLVILVFGSIAEIVLGRNRFAFLTLLTFFGSTLVAYLRMNGTAGTIHGASGICFGYHSLFLFVLVILVERKRWDILKKPGTILLLVFAVFNVFGIPVVEVVVYNAGFFRNFGQTLHLLSYLVILVSVLIWRKEIEDAVIRILNREDIQENVRKKNRVSQALIFFVLALNLINTVIIIRESTENTFAYSVIPAEGTPIDRIGTEVRVHFSHPVEENSEYLIRKSISYDDDKRTPEVKVEWSGDRQMKLRFSRPFTKSESLLLIYTIQRYTSQGYKLEEKTAILFK encoded by the coding sequence ATGAACTATTACTATCGGCTGGTCAAAAATAGATTCCCTGTCATTTCGCTTCTTCTGGCATTGAGTTGTTTCATTTCAACACTGCCGCAGTTTTTTCTTTCTGCTGTGTACAGTACTCTTACCGCGCAGTTTCCCGCTGTGAGCCATCTGTATCTGGCTACACTGCCCTCATTTACCCACTCGCCGGATTTTCTACTTGTGCATCTTATCGGGAACGTTCTTGTTATCCTCGTTTTCGGCTCAATAGCGGAAATTGTACTCGGGCGAAACCGTTTTGCCTTTCTTACCCTGCTTACCTTTTTCGGTTCAACCCTTGTTGCCTATCTGCGCATGAACGGTACTGCAGGGACGATCCATGGTGCGTCGGGAATCTGCTTCGGCTATCACAGCTTGTTTCTCTTTGTCCTCGTTATCCTTGTTGAGAGAAAGCGGTGGGATATCCTGAAAAAACCAGGAACCATACTCTTGCTTGTTTTCGCAGTTTTCAATGTCTTCGGTATACCGGTTGTGGAAGTCGTTGTATATAACGCAGGGTTTTTCCGGAACTTTGGACAAACACTGCACCTTTTATCGTATCTTGTAATCCTCGTGTCGGTATTGATCTGGAGAAAAGAGATAGAGGATGCCGTAATCCGCATACTTAATCGTGAAGATATACAGGAGAATGTCCGGAAAAAGAACCGGGTTTCGCAGGCTCTTATTTTTTTTGTTCTGGCGCTTAATCTTATTAATACTGTGATTATCATCCGGGAATCGACGGAGAATACCTTTGCATATTCGGTTATACCGGCTGAGGGGACTCCCATAGACAGGATTGGCACGGAGGTACGTGTGCATTTTTCGCACCCGGTGGAAGAGAATTCAGAATATTTAATCCGCAAGTCAATAAGCTATGATGACGATAAGAGAACCCCGGAAGTGAAAGTTGAATGGTCGGGTGACAGGCAGATGAAGCTCAGGTTCTCGAGACCCTTTACAAAGAGTGAAAGCCTGCTATTGATCTATACTATCCAGAGATATACATCCCAAGGATATAAACTTGAAGAGAAAACAGCGATACTATTCAAATAG
- a CDS encoding type II toxin-antitoxin system VapC family toxin has product MYKEKLAQTSWVLAPDLFHPEIANVLWKCYRAEIVSHEESIQFTEDGIAMVDDFTAGGELWKEALGEGIKYNHSIYDMFYTVLARRNDAVLITKDNKLAETATQMKIDVCI; this is encoded by the coding sequence ATGTATAAAGAAAAGCTTGCTCAGACTTCCTGGGTACTTGCACCCGACTTGTTTCATCCGGAAATCGCCAATGTATTATGGAAGTGCTACAGGGCGGAGATTGTATCACACGAAGAAAGTATTCAGTTTACGGAAGACGGAATAGCCATGGTTGATGATTTCACCGCCGGCGGTGAATTATGGAAAGAAGCATTGGGAGAAGGAATAAAGTATAATCATTCAATTTACGACATGTTTTATACTGTACTGGCACGACGAAATGATGCTGTGCTGATTACGAAAGACAATAAACTGGCAGAAACAGCAACGCAGATGAAGATAGATGTTTGTATCTAA
- a CDS encoding N-acetylmuramoyl-L-alanine amidase — protein sequence MITKHRKHIFMLLAGFIIAAGWLMVNGGCQSPAASAPEPDTAPAEDAALEVIPLEGPIVVALQPGHWKIDELPPEARRRSRSTGAVHGNVRELDINLAVVDALVPLLKAEHWSVILVPATVPPGLRADVFLSIHADWGADPARRGWKLAPPWRPSIASSEIAEALMESFRAEESLTEDADGVTVGMRGYFGFSSHRYRHASSPYTPAVLVELGFVTNTIDRELMVTQPEFYAGIIHRGLEKHFYTRGRSNVAFPAPP from the coding sequence ATGATTACAAAGCATCGTAAGCATATTTTCATGCTGCTTGCAGGGTTTATAATTGCAGCCGGCTGGCTCATGGTGAACGGCGGCTGTCAGAGTCCTGCGGCCTCCGCCCCGGAGCCGGATACTGCACCTGCGGAAGACGCGGCTCTTGAGGTTATTCCCCTGGAGGGGCCCATTGTGGTGGCCCTCCAGCCGGGTCACTGGAAGATTGACGAACTCCCGCCGGAAGCACGACGGCGATCGCGAAGTACAGGTGCTGTTCACGGAAATGTCCGGGAGCTCGATATCAATCTGGCGGTGGTGGATGCCCTGGTCCCGCTGCTGAAAGCGGAACACTGGAGTGTAATCCTTGTTCCCGCGACGGTTCCCCCCGGACTGCGGGCCGATGTGTTTCTTTCTATCCACGCCGACTGGGGTGCGGATCCCGCCAGAAGAGGATGGAAGCTCGCGCCTCCCTGGCGTCCGAGCATCGCTTCCAGCGAGATTGCCGAGGCCCTCATGGAATCATTCAGAGCCGAAGAGAGCCTGACAGAAGATGCAGACGGCGTCACCGTCGGCATGCGCGGCTATTTCGGCTTCAGCTCCCATCGCTACCGTCACGCGTCCAGCCCCTACACTCCCGCGGTCCTTGTCGAACTCGGCTTCGTGACCAACACTATTGACCGGGAACTGATGGTAACGCAGCCGGAGTTCTACGCGGGAATAATCCACCGCGGTCTGGAGAAGCACTTTTACACCCGGGGACGTTCCAATGTGGCCTTCCCTGCTCCCCCGTGA
- a CDS encoding SH3 domain-containing protein, which yields MAAGSEGAHVRHRPDRSSAVVRRLEAGEYIRPVDDSEGWYEVILRNPFRTGWVDEKSLIKRSSGVAFTGPVDEHQKETIH from the coding sequence ATGGCAGCGGGATCAGAAGGGGCCCATGTGCGGCATCGGCCGGACCGCTCAAGTGCCGTCGTCCGCAGGCTGGAGGCGGGTGAGTATATCCGGCCGGTTGACGATTCAGAGGGCTGGTACGAAGTAATACTCCGCAATCCCTTCAGGACCGGATGGGTTGACGAAAAGTCGCTGATAAAACGATCTTCCGGTGTTGCCTTTACCGGCCCGGTAGATGAGCATCAGAAAGAAACAATACATTAG
- a CDS encoding response regulator produces the protein MYFWQLTDKNVYQSLIEGTSSNLGEASLFNTQEKLILIVEDEAIIALAEKRTLEKAGYTVHVANNGERAMELTETLEKIDLILMDIDLGQKPDGTETAEQILAEHEIPIMFLSSHTEPEIVGRTEGITSYGYIVKNSGNTVLLASIRMAFRLHKARQAVKEHMEMQDLILRVSECLTATRGTCRLSFSSPRTPWQNSPDSTAALSIFWKRIS, from the coding sequence ATGTATTTCTGGCAACTTACGGATAAAAACGTGTATCAGTCATTGATCGAAGGAACCAGTAGTAATCTCGGTGAAGCATCTCTTTTCAACACACAAGAAAAGTTAATTCTGATCGTCGAAGATGAGGCAATCATCGCCCTGGCAGAAAAACGAACCCTTGAAAAGGCCGGCTACACTGTCCATGTTGCCAATAACGGGGAACGCGCCATGGAACTTACGGAGACCCTGGAAAAGATCGATCTGATCCTGATGGACATAGACTTGGGGCAAAAACCCGACGGGACTGAAACCGCGGAACAGATTCTTGCCGAACACGAGATACCGATAATGTTCCTTTCAAGCCACACCGAACCGGAGATCGTAGGGCGGACCGAAGGAATTACCTCTTACGGCTATATTGTAAAAAACAGCGGCAATACGGTTTTGCTGGCGTCCATCCGTATGGCTTTTCGGCTGCACAAAGCACGGCAGGCTGTGAAAGAACACATGGAAATGCAGGACCTTATTCTGCGGGTAAGCGAATGCCTGACAGCGACTCGGGGGACCTGCAGGCTATCCTTCAGCTCGCCTCGGACACCATGGCAAAACTCTCCGGACTCAACAGCGGCGCTATCTATTTTCTGGAAGAGGATTTCCTGA
- a CDS encoding GAF domain-containing protein, with the protein MAKLSGLNSGAIYFLEEDFLILRATTPALEGDPPEKFIRARLQEHPHINDAVHNHKAVYIRDTESEPLTDEERSIAEARQLKSILFVPLLSQERTIGVFITGGTSRHVTLKKAAILLCETLANIAALAAANALHTSKNTD; encoded by the coding sequence ATGGCAAAACTCTCCGGACTCAACAGCGGCGCTATCTATTTTCTGGAAGAGGATTTCCTGATCCTCAGAGCAACGACACCCGCCCTTGAAGGGGATCCACCGGAGAAGTTCATCAGGGCCCGGCTCCAGGAGCATCCCCATATCAATGACGCAGTACACAATCATAAGGCGGTCTACATCCGGGATACAGAATCAGAGCCCCTCACCGACGAAGAGCGTTCCATCGCTGAAGCCAGGCAGCTGAAATCTATCCTCTTTGTCCCACTGCTTTCCCAGGAAAGGACCATCGGCGTTTTTATAACAGGCGGAACCAGCCGCCACGTGACATTGAAAAAGGCGGCCATTCTGCTCTGCGAGACTCTTGCCAATATTGCGGCCCTGGCTGCGGCAAACGCTCTGCATACGTCGAAAAACACCGATTAA